Genomic window (Misgurnus anguillicaudatus unplaced genomic scaffold, ASM2758022v2 HiC_scaffold_28, whole genome shotgun sequence):
GTGGATAAGATGTGATGAAATTACAAAGTGCTCCTGCGAGCGGAATCTACGGAAAAAGCGTGCTTGCACGAAGAACTAAAGTGAAGCTGCAGGAGGCTGAACTGCATCCTGGGAATGATGGAATTCCCCCTCTGCTTGCTAATGGCCCGAGGGGAGGCAGCGTATTGAGGTGGGCAGAAGAAAGAGTTTGTCTCAAATGTTTAATAACAAGATTCCCTTCCCAACAAACGTTAAGTAACCAGCAACTAACGGGAAATGGGTGGCaatgacaaaaacaacaaaaaaaaacaaacaaaaaaacgtaAAGAATTGTTCAGTTTTGAGTGGTGACGTCTCCCATCTCAGGGTTTTGTGCTGGCTGGCTTTATGAGAAACATGGAGCACATAGCACCCGATTAACAAACTAATACGTGCCTGAAATATTCCAGATCTCCGGTCTCATTCAACCCAAATGAGAAAGTCCTTCCTGCAGTGAATCTGCAGTTTAAAAGGAGGGAGAGCACATCCACTCAAAACAAGAGCTACATAATCAGGCCACAAGgaacaaaaatataaagaaaaaattaaacagtggTCCGTTCACCCCAACACTCAAGACCATGCACCTGTCTTTTGTCACTATTCATTACACTCATTTACCTTTAAGCCGGTCTAAAAAAAGACAGTTGTGAAAAGTCTAAGCATGACACTCGTGAACTTTAGTTAGTTATGAAACAGCGTCCTTGAGAAAAGTGGTAATTTTCAAAGCGGGGGGGGAAGCGCGCAGATCTCTGCCTTAACTGTGCCGCTGGCTTTGCTACACTTAGCACCTGGCACAACAGTCTCATACCTCTCACGATTAGCGTTTGGCTAATCCGCTTCCTACTCTGCATGTTTGGCACAGTCACACCGAGAACATAACGGGGGCTCCATGACCAAGCCCCTGAAAACAGAACAGTGTTGAGGCTGAGAGAGTTTTAGCTTGTTCTGGTTAAAATGACTATTCAAAAAGAGACAGATCCCTTAATTCGCTGCATTGAGACACAGAGGCGATACAAGGAAGGAAGTCTACGGCGTCTAGAAGGCCAGAGAAACGGCGAGAGGTAGAGGGAGTGCTAGCGTCTCATCCTCTCTGCCCAAGACTGCTGCATGCAGTGGAAAGGGAAATGGGGGTCTGGCTCAGTGTGCTTTAGTCATCAGAGATGGAAAGCCTGCTGAAGATGGGCAATCGGCGGGTGGTGTCGAGGACAGGCGATTCGGAGCCGCTCGTACTTCCACCCGAGCTGCTCTGATAGCCCTCTTGGTCAGAGAGAGAGTCTGGTTGGCTGGATGGAGACTCAAAAAGTTGGGGAGATTCTGACATGGCTCGAAAGTAGAAAGAGGTTGTGGTTGGGGAAGATGGTGCCTGGGTGGAGGGGTCAGAGCAAGATATGGGCACGCTGCCCAGGCCGGGGCTAAAGAGGTTGGCCAGCTCCTGGCTGGAATACGTGAAGGGGTTGCTGCTGGGCCACTCGAGCAGCTCGTCGGGGGAAAACATGGGTGGAGGGGTGACGGAGGTCGGGCTGTCCCTTAAGCCTCCAGAGCTGGGGAAGCCCGCAAAACTGTAGCTGTGTTGCAGCCGTGGCCTTTCCATCTTATTGGAGGTGGAAAGGGGGGACGGGGTAGGCGGTGGTCCACGGCGCTCCTCCGCATTGTGAATGAAGTGGCACCGCGGGCCGTAGGGACAGAAGCCGATGGTGTGGAATGTGCGGCAAAGCTCCGTCTTGTACTTGGGATGGCGGCTCAGGCTTCGCAACTCGTGAATGCCATGGGCAAACTGGCACTTGTCACCGTACTTACAGGCACCGTTCTCCTCGAAAGGCCTGCATAACTCGGTCTTGTAGCGACTCGAGTTGACCTGACTGTTGGGGCCTCCAGGGCCCGAACACTTCTGCAGCAGGCGATCCCCCGTCTCGGAGAAAGAGCGGTCTCGAAGTCGGTTCTCTTTGTTGCTACTGCCGGTGTTTCCCGTCCCTAAACCGAGCAGGGACTGATCTGCTTTAGCAAAGTTCAAGAACTGGTTTTGGTTGAGTTTGGTGCTGGCCGAAGTAATAGAGTGCCGGCGCTGATAAACCCCACCTGTGGAGGGTGTCCCTACTGCCTTCCTGTCCAGCAGGCTCCCAGTGGGGTTGGAGATGGACAGATTTGCCCCCGTGCAAGGGACAGAGACAGGGTGTGGAGTACTGAGGATGTTATTATTATAGTTCAGCATTTTGTTCTACAAAAGAAGAGAATGGAAGACGAAAATTAGGAAAATTGAGTCAAGCTTTTGAATtccacacaaacaaacatcttTATTACATGTGGGCCAGAGACATGCTCGAATGTCTTCGTACGGTTGCGCTTGCTTGAAGTTAAAACCTTGACTTAATACAGACCCATACAACTGCAAGTTTGGCACAATGCCCACTAAAGGAATGCTTGACTACTGTACATGTCAGACATGAGTAAACCCAACAACACTCGGTCTGGGACGGTATCAGAAGTGAAATCACAGTCTGGTTACATTAAAAACAGAACTACTGATGCACGTCTAAATTTTTCCATGAGAAAATATAATCCTTAATGTACAGGGTAGAAACATAACCATAGACAGGTTTACTGTTGTAACCACCATGTACATTAAGGAAAACATGTATTCATAACAGTGACTCATCAACAAGGGTCGAACACTTGTGAAATATACAAGTTGACACTTAAGAGAATCAGAATGAGGATCAGATTATCAAGTTTGGTTTCATCTATTTATTATTAAACtgacactttttttaagtacacCACAGTCAAATTTCATTACCAGGCAGTGAGATGATTACAGTACATAGTGTGTCCATTACAAGAGTTTTATGGGTTTGGTATAAAGACATTTGGTTATAAAAAGGTCAGATCTTTGTAACAAATTCTTGTTTCACGCAACAAAAACTCATTAACTTTTGACAAACTATGTTCAGACTACAGTTATGGATTAACCACTGAGGATATAAACTCATATTTTAGTTTAGCTCGATTTTAAGTCACTCCTCCAAGTCAAAGTTTACAATGAAATCACGAGGCTTAAATATAAAACGCTGCGCCATTCATATAAAAGTTTATACACCCAAACAATTTAGTACAGTTTGCCTTATGGGGCGGCAAAACCGGTTGCTCCAATTTCACACGATAAACAATTTGAAACAGACATTGTTGTGAAGTCACAGCAACAGATTTAACAGAGCAAGCCCAGCAGGGAATTTCACTGGATGCATGGCCGCAAACAGCAGTAAGTTAGGTCTGTATTGCTAAACTTTAACCAAAACTATTCCGGTTGGCAGAGTGGCGATTAAAGCAAACTGtcgtttttgttatttaatacgAGCGCAAATGTCGATTCAAACGTAAAAACAACGCAGGAACGTCagataaaacttaaaaacaagGCTTTATCGTCTACATTCCACCAGACAAACTGACCATATTGAAACTTTTTCACGTACCTTGTTGTTGATGATCGCTTCGCTATAGTCGAAGAAAGGCGACACCACGGCTGTGGTCATCTTCCGATCGAGTATAAGTCAAACTTAGCGAGAGGAATCGGATGTCTTAAATTGTCACAAGTTGTGTAAACTTTAGTTGCCCTAATAGAGAACCCCCTCTGTCCTGCTCCGCAGCGACGCAATGGCTTTTTAACACACCCGCAGGAGGGGCTAGAAAGAACGCTATACGGGGCGTTCCTCTCCCTGCCGAATCGCTTTGGCGTGTTCATATTCACGCAGAGCTGTGCAGACGGTTCGACGTGTGACATCATAGCACCGCAATAGCGAACGAGTCCCTCTCGCGGTgttttgatgtcatacgccgattcggtctgcgcagctccgcatgaagtcgaacgcGCCTGAAGTTTCCCTCAACTTCTGTCTCTCTTTAGAGTACAACGCAGCAAGCAGCCATACAATAATAAACAAGGAAGCTCATGTTTAGTTGTTTGCTTTGTTTTGTGTGAATctaaataaactttttattaGCAATGTAATAGCACAACATTGTGGGTGCCATATATGATTTTCATAGTTGGAAtccattttcttatttttacatGCATTGATTCCATTTGTGCAACAGATGGCAAAAGTCGGTGTTCTGTTtaggaaatgtttttttaaaaattatatactatttttgtttttaatatagTATGTATATTCCAAAACGAgttgtttttattgtaattACGATTACTTAGATAAGAAGTGAGGGGGTTCCCGTTTCTTTATATTGGCATTATTTTAATTCAAAACAACGTAAcggctttgtttaattttatacCAAACTGATATTTGCTCACCAATATTTGCACACCTGCTTGTTATTAATGTACACGTTTTATGTCTTAAATCTGACCCGTGGGACTTTCCGGTGAGTTGCTGGAACATTTAACCCTTtgctgaccaaaaaaaaaaaaaaaacacacaagaaGCTTTTCCTGCAATTCCACtaacattacacacacacacaaatccaCGGATGCACGCGCGCACGTACTGTCAgccataatatatatatatatttttttttgagAATTCATCTATTAATTCTACACTTGTATTGTGTTAAATTTAAAGTCATAGGTTTAAACTATAGTTTACATTGACATAGTTTAATTTTATGTTGCCTTAATCGTGATGTCATTTGTAGTGGACataccaaaaaaaagtttgagaacaatTAATATCAATAATTTTTGcagaataataaaaaagaaaaaaatcaggCCTAAGTGGGTAAAGATGTTTTTTAGTTGTATAATTGTGACACCCCCACCCAAAAACAATTAATGACAGGGCAAGAACTGCCCTTTTCATCTTTAATGCCATTCTGCATTTTAGATGTAGAACAGGACCTCAAAAAGTTTTCCCTAAACGTTGGAGGAGGGGTATAAGGTGTGGAAGATTTCCATGGGATGCTTGTTACTTGTTAAATCGCCCTGCGGCCCTGGGCTGTGTATGGGGTGGAGGAGGACAGTAGGGAGGTTGGGATCATAACATCCCCCATCTCATCACCACCTCTCAGCCAGAGGTGGAAGTTTTAATGCTTTAATAGTGCACAcaatataaaaagtgtaaaGAAGGCCAAACTGAAGGTTGATGGGAGGGATACATGTAACTTCTCAAACTTTTCTCAGCTTTTCTGATAGCAGTTACTTTATTCATATTTTGATAATGTGGAAAAATAAAGGAATGAGAGTTATATATAACATAACTCACTTTTCACTTATAGGCTATATAAAGTCCGGAAATATGTCTACTTCATCTTAAGCCCAAAACTCCAAACCAACAATAATTTATCTACATTGGTTATGTGGTTACATAGCATCacaaatataaatacaaatgtattttgataatgtttatgtcactgtttatgcAAATCCACATTCAAATTTATTGTAGTGGTTGTGACGATTTGTGCAGTTGGACTGTCGGCCTGTAGAGGGAGTACTTCATGTCAATCTGTGCTTTACTCTTCCTTTGGTATTCCTGTGCATATCTGTGCAGGAGATATGCAGGAGGAATtaattgaaatatatttaagtaTGAAAGGGGAACATGTGAGTTTCTGAGAGACATTTTATGTGGTAACCACCCCACTAGTATATGTAAACTTATACCATGTGATTTTACAGTAACAAATGACAGATTTATCCCTTAGATTAATATTTTTGACATAGATTTTACTTGCAGCTCATGGGCAAGTAGAGTCTAGGATTTTGTTCCTCTttcattttttacttttcaAGAAGTCTTTTAAAGGCTAAGGACAATTAAAATGAGACTAAATTAATTGTCCATAAAGCTTGGCCGCAGTAATGTTAGTGGTACACCACCAGACCTCTCCAGTCATGTTTTTCCCATGCAACTCCTCTAACAGCTTTTGCCCTCTTTCCTTTTTATAGAGCGCTCCAGCTGTACAATCAGCTGTTTGAACAAGAGTAGATTAAATAAGATGAACAAGATGCTGAAACGTTTATTGTGAAACTCTACAAATGTTGAATGTTCCTACCCGACTGGCAAACCTAATTTTCTGTTATTTAGTTGATTGATAAGCTTGAGGATGCTGGGAAAATACAGGAAACTGGATGCAGTTGAGAATAGGAACTGTTGGAATTTAGTGGGAAACAATTTTCAGGATTTGAGGATAGGAAATAGTAAAGtgataaaaatatgattacTGATGTAGAATTTCCTGACTGGCAGGTTTTTGTGTTGAGTTTAGCAAGTGAAATGTCAGGTCCATTTCCTCTCTGACCGGCTTTCCTGCCCTGCAGCCCAGCATGAGGAAGGCTGGAATGTCCTATCTAGGTCAATTACTGTCATGAAAACTATTTAGACAGGATTAGTTTtctaggtaacactttacaaaatggttgtatttgttaacaattagttaatgaattagttaacatgaactaacaatgaacaatacttctacagcatttattcatctttgttcatgttaatttctgcatttactaatgcatttataaaatcaagcatAATGTTAGTTAAAGCACCATGAACTTACATGAACaactgtacactgaaaaaaatgattcattgaatttaataattttttttaaggtaagtggttgcaatcaatttatttaagctacatttttaacagaagttttatattttattttactttactaatcttttttaaatgtttaaatgtagcttaaataaattgattgcaaccacttaccttaaaaaatttattaaattcaatgaactatttttttcagtgtattgacattaactaacttTAACAGAATAAATATGCTGGAAAacttaattgtttgttcatgttagttaatgcatttactaacgTTTACTAATGCAAActcattttaaagtgttaccgtttTCTAAATAGTGTCTGATTTacaatattaccatttattcgGACGAGAGCTCTGTAGTTATTACTCAAGTGTCTATTGTCTAGATGTAAGTGTTATGGAAAGTGATGTGCTCAGGagcaacccagtctcacaaagttgcgtataaatagcacgaagtgtgaaaattgtgcaatacatatgatatgccagtccttcaCTTAAACGGCACatctttattgtcattttatttattggtttctatttttttgctattttttatcatttttgcttgggtttagggttagaacaactttttgttatataaaaatgacatcctaacccaaaccccaaattctaaccccaactccaagcggcCATAgcttaaatataaacaaaaacatggagaaacctgtatattaaagggacactccactttttttgaaaatatgctcataggaaaaatattgaaactctttggttattttttagcgcaatgctaatggtctaatcagattcaatagattgtgctaagctatactataaaagtgctagcgccagacccggagatcagctgaatggattccaaaacggtaagaatcaaatgtttaactccaggggagctggaaaatgagtatatttaaaaaaagtgtaatttccctttaaataacctccttaagcaaatctcaaatctaaccctaaacccaagcgaaaacagtttaaaaaacagaaaaaaaatgagaaaccaataaataaaacaacaacaaaaaaaaagatgtgccatttaagtgaatgggaaggactggcatatcatattcacgccaaagtggaatttggcgtatgtattgcacaattttcacactttgtgctatttatacacatctacatgagactgggtagtcaGGAGACTCTACCTACTGTATTGATCTAATGTCAAAACTACTAAAACCAGCAATGAAATTATACTTAGCGAGAgcaaaaacacaataaagtctGAATCCAAAAATAATTTAGTTCATTACAAAAGCAAGCTCAATTCCTAAATGAATTTAATGATGGTCAAAATAAAATGAGAATCACTGTGAAAAAAATGAGATATGTAGTTTCAGAGAGGACCCCTGAGAAAACTCAAATAGTTGATATTGAAGAAATCaaggttttatttttacagaatcttccttatattcataaaaaaatttatgTCGAAAACAGTAgaacacaaaaaatgacattagctgggttttcacagactgggtcacatatgcTTACAATATATTATGCATATGATATGACATGCTTGAGAAGGAGCCTTTGCTAAACCATAAATGTTGAAAATTGAAAACCTTATTGACCTATGTGTCAATGTGATCAGATTCCCCCAGTGGAGGTGTTCCTTAGACCTGACCTCCGAACAGGTGTCATGGTCAGGCTGCGGACACTACTGAAATGAGATATTATCGAGCCCTTCACTCAGCGTTGTCAAAATCAATGATCTTTGTTAGCAGCGACTAACCTGACAACAGTGGAGGCCATTCTCAGTGTGAGAACCTTCCTCCGTCCATCTGTCTCCATTCTGGAGCCGACCCCCTCCCTCAGACCCTCTCCTGTGTGGTCACCACTGAACTAAGGTTACACAGTCCATGTGTCCAGTGCTGGACAACAAACAAGGCCTGAAGTAACTCTTCCCATTTCTTCCATGCGGGTTGTATTCATAAagcattgtttttaa
Coding sequences:
- the LOC141362613 gene encoding mRNA decay activator protein ZFP36L1-like, with amino-acid sequence MTTAVVSPFFDYSEAIINNKNKMLNYNNNILSTPHPVSVPCTGANLSISNPTGSLLDRKAVGTPSTGGVYQRRHSITSASTKLNQNQFLNFAKADQSLLGLGTGNTGSSNKENRLRDRSFSETGDRLLQKCSGPGGPNSQVNSSRYKTELCRPFEENGACKYGDKCQFAHGIHELRSLSRHPKYKTELCRTFHTIGFCPYGPRCHFIHNAEERRGPPPTPSPLSTSNKMERPRLQHSYSFAGFPSSGGLRDSPTSVTPPPMFSPDELLEWPSSNPFTYSSQELANLFSPGLGSVPISCSDPSTQAPSSPTTTSFYFRAMSESPQLFESPSSQPDSLSDQEGYQSSSGGSTSGSESPVLDTTRRLPIFSRLSISDD